A genomic stretch from Haloarchaeobius amylolyticus includes:
- a CDS encoding S8 family serine peptidase: MTDDDTTHGSATRDSRARLDRRTFLTATAGLAGAAALPLAGGVGAAAAATDTSVLDDAFDLSGDAPIEGIVVFDSRESMDRLDDLDLQAGRHEYRELPMTYTALTPDQLTTVAGWDGVRRVKKAEELEWFTDDSRELTGVDVVQDELGYDGSSVDAVVIDSGFSGPHPDFEGRLESNWQWVDEPLESRDAAWLDLGAGADTDDIGHGTHCSGIVAGDGSASEGQYRGNAPGARLSVYSTNTAVYLPYVVGAWDHMLSRARDPDVDFDPDVVSNSYGVARDVRYNPNDPVNVASWVAFTDGIVPVFAAGNSGPDADTLSRFAKAPHVLCVAATNDQRSVTDFSSRGRTPDEDRETNYDRATALWRLWRYHAAVDSGQFLVDVGTWTGEVGPAATGDVQTDSDFWEWEAPANADMLELTLDIDPDGEQVRVSVHEGSRDGTVIAQMGEEPVHQHRTLATDIAGGETYYVEVEPMVSVTVSYTIDYEGIEELGGEPTRYRPVGLYRPGVAIPGDSIMATVGPTDSLDALEPDAEPYYTPMTGTSMACPNAAGVCALVIDAARQNGHEPHPIEVINTVEATARDRQTAYTPWNAGAGFVDAAAAVRRAESGDFAHFHETDLVDADTPAWLSVAGSRDDDGSTFTAGQTNEVAVTVGAVSHTAAVRDTVPAEWTVLADVSDDVSHVEPAGDVQHVHFDASVAPDDDARTFRYLVEAPSESEDTGTYTFGPAAARSDRTDDDWVGFGGTETNAVVAEET, from the coding sequence ATGACAGACGACGACACGACACACGGTTCCGCGACACGCGACTCACGGGCACGACTCGACCGGCGAACGTTCCTCACGGCGACCGCCGGCCTGGCCGGCGCGGCCGCGCTCCCCCTCGCTGGGGGCGTGGGCGCTGCGGCCGCCGCGACCGACACCAGCGTCCTCGACGACGCCTTCGACCTCTCGGGCGACGCGCCCATCGAGGGCATCGTCGTCTTCGACTCGCGCGAGTCGATGGACCGACTGGACGACCTCGACCTGCAGGCCGGGAGACACGAGTACCGCGAGTTGCCGATGACCTACACCGCGCTGACGCCGGACCAGCTCACCACGGTCGCGGGCTGGGACGGCGTCAGGCGCGTGAAGAAGGCCGAGGAACTGGAGTGGTTCACCGACGACTCCCGCGAGCTGACGGGCGTCGACGTGGTCCAGGACGAACTCGGCTACGACGGCTCCTCGGTCGACGCGGTCGTCATCGACTCCGGGTTCAGCGGCCCCCACCCCGACTTCGAGGGGCGGCTCGAGTCGAACTGGCAGTGGGTGGACGAACCGCTCGAATCGCGGGACGCGGCCTGGCTCGACCTCGGCGCCGGCGCCGACACCGACGACATCGGCCACGGGACCCACTGCTCGGGCATCGTCGCGGGCGACGGGAGCGCCAGCGAGGGCCAGTACCGCGGGAACGCCCCGGGCGCCCGGCTGTCGGTCTACTCCACGAACACCGCGGTCTACCTGCCCTACGTCGTCGGCGCGTGGGACCACATGCTCTCGCGGGCCCGCGACCCCGACGTGGACTTCGACCCCGACGTGGTGTCGAACTCCTACGGGGTGGCCCGCGACGTGCGATACAACCCGAACGACCCGGTCAACGTCGCCTCCTGGGTGGCCTTCACCGACGGCATCGTCCCCGTCTTCGCCGCGGGCAACTCGGGCCCCGACGCCGACACGCTCTCGCGCTTCGCGAAGGCACCCCACGTGCTCTGTGTGGCGGCGACCAACGACCAGCGTTCGGTCACGGACTTCTCCTCGCGGGGACGCACCCCCGACGAGGACCGCGAGACCAACTACGACCGGGCGACCGCCCTCTGGCGGCTCTGGCGGTACCACGCCGCGGTCGACTCGGGACAGTTCCTCGTCGACGTGGGGACCTGGACCGGCGAGGTCGGCCCGGCGGCGACGGGCGACGTCCAGACGGACAGCGACTTCTGGGAGTGGGAGGCGCCCGCGAACGCCGACATGCTGGAGCTCACGCTGGACATCGACCCCGACGGCGAGCAGGTGCGCGTCTCGGTCCACGAGGGGTCGCGCGACGGCACCGTCATCGCCCAGATGGGCGAGGAACCGGTCCACCAACATCGCACCCTGGCCACGGACATCGCGGGCGGCGAGACGTACTACGTCGAGGTCGAGCCGATGGTCTCGGTCACGGTCTCGTACACCATCGACTACGAGGGCATCGAGGAGCTGGGCGGCGAGCCGACCCGGTACCGCCCGGTCGGGCTCTACCGCCCCGGCGTCGCCATCCCCGGCGACTCCATCATGGCCACGGTCGGCCCGACGGACTCGCTGGACGCGCTCGAACCCGACGCCGAGCCGTACTACACGCCGATGACCGGGACGAGCATGGCCTGCCCGAACGCGGCCGGGGTCTGCGCCCTCGTCATCGACGCGGCCCGCCAGAACGGCCACGAGCCGCACCCCATCGAGGTCATCAACACGGTCGAGGCCACCGCCAGGGACCGCCAGACGGCCTACACGCCCTGGAACGCCGGCGCGGGCTTCGTCGACGCCGCGGCCGCGGTCCGGCGGGCCGAGTCCGGCGACTTCGCGCACTTCCACGAGACCGACCTCGTGGACGCGGACACGCCGGCGTGGCTCTCGGTCGCCGGCTCGCGGGACGACGACGGCTCGACGTTCACCGCCGGCCAGACCAACGAGGTCGCGGTGACCGTCGGCGCCGTGAGCCACACCGCCGCGGTCCGGGACACGGTCCCGGCCGAGTGGACCGTCCTCGCCGACGTATCCGACGACGTGAGCCACGTCGAACCGGCCGGGGACGTCCAGCACGTCCACTTCGACGCGAGCGTGGCTCCCGACGACGACGCCCGGACGTTCCGGTACCTCGTCGAGGCGCCCAGCGAGAGCGAGGACACCGGGACCTACACCTTCGGCCCCGCGGCCGCCCGGAGCGACCGGACCGACGACGACTGGGTCGGCTTCGGCGGGACCGAGACGAACGCGGTCGTCGCCGAGGAGACGTAG
- a CDS encoding S8 family serine peptidase, which translates to MTRDDGTNLSRRNFLRSTGTLAAAGLLGAGATGSAAAATGELDPDFFNWRAREASRVWDRGYRGRPDRTIALTDSGIEARHPDLGPWNGVRATVRNGDLVIPKSERERIDLAGEGESFSGTIGPGTFADPTTKTHEFTTPTDAEGIDVTMTWTPGDVDGNGEDLELYLDRQTEDGWERVAASTTGSQPEAIDNYVKSGHTYRFVVETWLNVTAEYEISAGYYAFEGEFEAADPSVVFEDVGTTADDPKTVGWFDEGTRYGLHEKPRDPNGHGSHCASIMGGTGRASAIDPETVTTEAPGEVLALGDTRQYEVQAEAGTGVFGSAYGTAIELLIEGPDGQELDAATLTSDSGITDNVVVEAPAEQSGTYTVIARASGGELVSSGDLESISVGAFTDPQDTNGDRTGSPVGLHTGVAPNQSLVGLQGLSGPTGHLADHAEAFADMFNMRAVNMSWGYVGGLPLGSVGGILDSIPAGIKDIAQAGILTCAAAGNAATPANGNGSPAIADECISVTATGPLDGLSAYSSGGLGALDEDELDQYMKPDVSAPGGYVDDLINAALTGDANAAESEQPAIRDYTGKAGTSMATPFTTGVAGLVSQAMEEDAPASIALPAPAAADLDDVYRLKQVLLATASETAFTAAPFHRAHPATYEFGGRDPYEGFGRVNPDAAVDAVTRELSGSSDEVLGLNLPEDSRAVAGHVQAGPGTVEASVSFEYYSGGNKGQTKGAPHVDLFVYDAEEPAQYGEPNIVARAQGLQGDASATVSLPRDSETRTFYVVAKLVDVPGAVNGDDVQAHCTLDVSVEDGFFVSGTREDDGSVFTGGQTNQVTVTANPSTDSQVRDVIPTSWTVLTDYSDDVERVEVSNGVQYVYFTERATADTETSYTYFAEAPDNVSASDAYQFGPQEVKPGEARGWVAVSGTGETNYVVAQST; encoded by the coding sequence ATGACACGCGACGACGGCACGAACCTCTCACGACGGAACTTCCTGCGGTCGACAGGGACGCTCGCTGCAGCAGGCCTGCTCGGAGCCGGCGCGACCGGGTCCGCGGCGGCCGCGACCGGCGAACTGGACCCCGACTTCTTCAACTGGCGGGCCCGCGAGGCCAGCCGCGTCTGGGACCGCGGCTACCGCGGGCGGCCTGACCGCACCATCGCACTGACCGACTCCGGTATCGAAGCACGGCATCCAGACCTCGGGCCGTGGAACGGGGTCCGGGCGACGGTCCGGAACGGCGACCTCGTCATCCCGAAGTCGGAGCGAGAACGCATCGACCTCGCCGGCGAGGGCGAGTCCTTCTCGGGCACCATCGGGCCGGGCACGTTCGCGGACCCGACGACGAAGACCCACGAGTTCACCACGCCGACAGACGCCGAGGGCATCGACGTGACGATGACCTGGACGCCCGGCGACGTCGACGGGAACGGCGAGGACCTCGAGCTGTACCTCGACAGGCAGACCGAGGACGGCTGGGAGCGCGTCGCCGCCTCGACGACCGGTAGCCAGCCCGAGGCCATCGACAACTACGTGAAGTCGGGCCACACCTACCGGTTCGTCGTCGAGACGTGGCTGAACGTCACGGCCGAGTACGAGATCTCGGCCGGCTACTACGCGTTCGAGGGCGAGTTCGAGGCGGCCGACCCGAGCGTCGTCTTCGAGGACGTCGGGACCACCGCGGACGACCCGAAGACGGTCGGCTGGTTCGACGAGGGCACGCGCTACGGTCTCCACGAGAAGCCACGTGACCCGAACGGCCACGGGAGCCACTGCGCGTCCATCATGGGCGGGACGGGGCGGGCGAGCGCCATCGACCCCGAGACCGTCACGACCGAGGCCCCCGGCGAGGTGCTCGCGCTCGGTGACACGCGCCAGTACGAGGTGCAGGCTGAAGCCGGGACGGGCGTGTTCGGCTCGGCGTACGGCACCGCCATCGAACTCCTCATCGAGGGGCCCGACGGGCAGGAACTCGACGCGGCCACGCTCACCAGCGACTCGGGCATCACCGACAACGTCGTCGTGGAGGCCCCGGCCGAGCAGTCCGGGACCTACACCGTCATCGCCCGCGCCAGCGGCGGCGAACTCGTCTCCTCGGGCGACCTGGAGTCCATCAGCGTCGGCGCGTTCACCGACCCGCAGGACACGAACGGCGACCGCACCGGGTCCCCGGTCGGGCTCCACACCGGTGTCGCGCCGAACCAGAGCCTCGTCGGCCTGCAGGGTCTCTCCGGCCCGACCGGCCACCTCGCCGACCACGCCGAGGCCTTCGCGGACATGTTCAACATGCGCGCCGTGAACATGTCGTGGGGCTACGTCGGCGGGCTTCCGCTCGGCTCGGTGGGTGGCATCCTCGACTCCATCCCGGCCGGCATCAAGGACATCGCCCAGGCCGGCATCCTCACCTGTGCCGCGGCCGGTAACGCGGCCACCCCGGCCAACGGGAACGGCTCACCCGCCATCGCGGACGAGTGCATCTCGGTGACCGCGACCGGCCCCCTCGACGGCCTCAGCGCGTACTCCTCGGGCGGACTCGGCGCGCTCGACGAGGACGAACTCGACCAGTACATGAAACCCGACGTATCCGCACCGGGCGGCTACGTCGACGACCTCATCAACGCGGCGCTCACGGGTGACGCGAACGCGGCCGAGTCCGAGCAGCCCGCCATCCGCGACTACACGGGCAAGGCCGGTACCTCGATGGCGACGCCCTTCACGACCGGCGTGGCCGGCCTCGTCTCGCAGGCGATGGAGGAGGACGCCCCGGCGAGCATCGCGCTCCCGGCCCCGGCCGCCGCCGACCTCGACGACGTCTACCGGCTCAAGCAGGTCCTGCTCGCGACCGCCAGCGAGACGGCCTTCACCGCCGCACCGTTCCACCGCGCCCACCCGGCGACCTACGAGTTCGGCGGCCGCGACCCCTACGAGGGCTTCGGCCGGGTGAACCCCGACGCCGCGGTCGACGCGGTCACGCGCGAACTCTCCGGCAGTTCCGACGAGGTGCTGGGCCTGAACCTGCCCGAGGACAGCCGCGCGGTCGCGGGCCACGTCCAGGCCGGCCCCGGCACGGTCGAGGCGAGCGTGAGCTTCGAGTACTACTCGGGCGGCAACAAGGGCCAGACCAAGGGCGCCCCCCACGTGGACCTGTTCGTCTACGACGCCGAGGAGCCGGCGCAGTACGGCGAACCCAACATCGTCGCCCGGGCGCAGGGCCTGCAGGGCGACGCCAGCGCGACCGTCTCGCTCCCGCGGGACAGCGAAACACGGACGTTCTACGTGGTCGCGAAGCTCGTGGACGTCCCCGGCGCGGTCAACGGCGACGACGTGCAGGCACACTGCACGCTCGACGTCTCGGTCGAGGACGGCTTCTTCGTCTCCGGCACGCGCGAGGACGACGGCTCGGTGTTCACCGGCGGCCAGACCAACCAGGTGACGGTGACCGCGAACCCATCCACGGACAGCCAGGTCCGGGACGTGATCCCGACCTCGTGGACCGTCCTCACGGACTACTCCGACGACGTCGAGCGCGTCGAGGTGAGCAACGGCGTCCAGTACGTCTACTTCACCGAGAGGGCGACCGCCGACACCGAGACGAGCTACACCTACTTCGCGGAGGCCCCGGACAACGTCTCGGCCTCCGACGCCTACCAGTTCGGGCCACAGGAGGTGAAGCCGGGCGAGGCCCGCGGCTGGGTGGCGGTCTCCGGCACCGGCGAGACCAACTACGTGGTCGCCCAGTCGACCTGA
- a CDS encoding bacterio-opsin activator domain-containing protein — protein MSREAEVLVVDDGEDADALGLCLTAREFQARTVETLTSARHQLDGHVECVVCGSLADRTVTELVATLGRYEAPVVYVYEDDEAATTALDVGAAATVPRGDPTADWGDHLAATVDSVAGGQQGSDAGTSLASAALEELRDVFFVFDLDGNFLRWNRTLTEVTGYTDAEVAAMVPTDFVPEDERETIENAIGRVVMQGKASETAHLLTKAGEERPYEFTASLLDDGGTQAICGIGRDIRDRRRREAELEEQAERLETLHRVNDVIRRVTSTLVRTDSREEIEQTLCDQFAAADPYAFAWVGEYDPATDRVEPTAWAGDGADYLEDRPAADELRGEDVTAGTAVRERSIRFAQNISEDPVAHAWRRAALERGYESAAAIPLVYDDVVYGCLCVYAPRPFAFEELERTVLAELGETVGHAIRAAETRKALVSDTRTELTFAVTDPDEFLVQVAHETDARLELTGTVSNPDGSVSELFAVRGAALADLEALVEAAPATVEILAERDAEALVRVVVDGDSVVEAIADVGGSVRSVRVGDGECRIVADVPTDADVSTVLDRVSGVLDVELLSQREVERGATSDVAYRAAIEQSLTDRQSEVLETAYRAGFFDWPRETSGDEMADLLGVTPPTFHQHVRVAEQKLLDALFDGDPTDHLT, from the coding sequence ATGTCACGCGAGGCCGAGGTCCTCGTGGTCGACGACGGCGAGGACGCGGACGCACTCGGCCTGTGCCTCACGGCACGCGAGTTCCAGGCCCGCACCGTCGAGACCCTCACCAGCGCCCGTCACCAGCTCGACGGACACGTCGAGTGCGTGGTCTGTGGGTCGCTCGCCGACCGGACCGTCACGGAACTCGTGGCGACCCTCGGCCGGTACGAGGCCCCGGTCGTGTACGTCTACGAGGACGACGAGGCCGCGACGACCGCCCTCGACGTGGGGGCCGCGGCGACGGTCCCCCGGGGCGACCCGACCGCCGACTGGGGCGACCACCTCGCGGCGACCGTCGACAGCGTCGCCGGCGGCCAGCAGGGCAGCGACGCCGGCACGTCGCTGGCGAGTGCCGCCCTCGAGGAGTTGCGCGACGTCTTCTTCGTCTTCGACCTCGACGGGAACTTCCTCCGGTGGAACCGCACGCTCACCGAGGTGACGGGCTACACCGACGCCGAGGTCGCGGCGATGGTGCCGACCGACTTCGTCCCCGAGGACGAACGCGAGACCATCGAGAACGCCATCGGGCGCGTCGTGATGCAGGGCAAGGCGTCGGAGACGGCCCACCTGCTGACGAAAGCCGGCGAGGAACGCCCCTACGAGTTCACGGCGTCGCTGCTCGACGACGGTGGGACACAGGCCATCTGTGGCATCGGTCGGGACATCCGGGACCGCCGGCGGCGCGAGGCCGAACTCGAGGAGCAGGCCGAGCGACTCGAGACGCTGCACCGGGTCAACGACGTCATCCGCCGGGTGACGAGCACGCTCGTCCGGACGGACTCGCGCGAGGAGATCGAGCAGACGCTCTGTGACCAGTTCGCCGCGGCCGACCCCTACGCGTTCGCCTGGGTCGGGGAGTACGACCCGGCGACCGACCGGGTCGAGCCGACCGCCTGGGCGGGTGACGGCGCCGACTACCTGGAGGACCGCCCGGCCGCGGACGAGCTCCGCGGCGAGGACGTGACCGCGGGGACGGCCGTCAGGGAGCGCAGCATCAGGTTCGCCCAGAACATCTCCGAGGACCCCGTGGCCCACGCCTGGCGGCGGGCGGCCCTCGAACGCGGCTACGAGTCCGCCGCGGCCATCCCGCTGGTCTACGACGACGTGGTGTACGGTTGCCTCTGCGTGTACGCGCCCCGGCCGTTCGCCTTCGAGGAGCTGGAACGGACCGTGCTGGCCGAACTCGGGGAGACGGTCGGCCACGCCATCCGGGCCGCCGAGACGCGCAAGGCACTGGTGAGCGACACCCGGACGGAACTCACCTTCGCGGTCACCGACCCCGACGAGTTCCTCGTGCAGGTCGCCCACGAGACCGACGCGAGGCTCGAACTCACCGGGACCGTCAGCAACCCCGACGGGTCGGTCTCGGAGCTGTTCGCGGTGCGGGGTGCGGCCCTGGCGGACCTCGAGGCCCTCGTCGAGGCGGCCCCGGCGACGGTCGAGATACTGGCCGAGCGCGACGCCGAGGCGCTGGTCCGGGTGGTCGTCGACGGCGACTCCGTCGTCGAGGCCATCGCGGACGTGGGCGGGTCGGTCCGGAGCGTCCGCGTCGGCGACGGCGAGTGCCGCATCGTGGCCGACGTACCGACCGACGCCGACGTCTCGACCGTCCTCGACCGCGTCTCCGGGGTCCTCGACGTGGAGTTGCTCTCCCAGCGCGAGGTCGAGCGCGGGGCCACGAGCGACGTGGCCTACCGGGCCGCCATCGAGCAGTCGCTGACCGACCGGCAGTCCGAGGTGCTGGAGACGGCCTACCGGGCCGGCTTCTTCGACTGGCCCCGCGAGACCTCCGGCGACGAGATGGCCGACCTCCTCGGCGTGACGCCGCCGACCTTCCACCAGCACGTCCGGGTCGCCGAGCAGAAACTGCTCGACGCCCTGTTCGACGGCGACCCCACCGACCACCTAACTTGA
- a CDS encoding winged helix-turn-helix transcriptional regulator yields MARVDGGEPGYPTATLAHALAVLVVLSGATAALAGPVAAGAVGAAETAGTADTLGTAGTVGTPDASGTDSVAVDRPDNETDLVDGTVNDTTDDTTNTTDETLSGTTDTTSDTTDTVENTTDASGDTVTASGSLSTDLTAGDTTTSTDTDATLDDGLTTNTSGGSSGAVNTSGNASLTADGDTASLSADATVDSVSLSAGVVAPVESLLTVLDSGDATAARQPDSTSRRVDRAAWRGGQFATGTTGDQSRAGDVLAGSPDGRDAAATGAAGWLPATPAGLGGAVPGPMGAGLAAASLAVGGTAYTRGRSILRWLRDALDDSPLGAVLRYSRYDGSDPLAHEDRARIHRVVTDAPGVYLSAISDASDVPLSTVRHHVRILEEEGLVTSVKLEGKRRYFPADTEDRELHAALASPPRAAIIERLAAEGGALVGELAEALDRDPSTLSHHLGRLEDAGLVERERDGRSVVNRLTPTAREGLAAASPAAPVADD; encoded by the coding sequence ATGGCACGTGTCGACGGGGGCGAACCCGGGTACCCGACGGCGACACTCGCACACGCCCTCGCGGTCCTCGTGGTCCTGTCCGGCGCCACCGCGGCCCTGGCGGGGCCGGTCGCTGCCGGGGCCGTCGGGGCGGCCGAGACTGCCGGAACTGCCGACACGCTCGGGACTGCCGGAACCGTCGGAACTCCCGACGCCTCCGGAACCGATTCCGTCGCGGTCGACCGCCCCGACAACGAGACGGACCTCGTCGACGGGACGGTGAACGACACCACCGACGACACGACCAACACCACCGACGAGACCCTCTCCGGCACGACGGACACCACCAGCGACACCACCGACACCGTCGAGAACACGACCGACGCGTCCGGCGACACCGTCACCGCCTCCGGCTCGCTCTCGACCGACCTGACGGCGGGCGACACCACGACGTCGACCGACACCGACGCGACGCTGGACGACGGGCTCACGACGAACACCTCGGGCGGGTCGTCGGGAGCCGTGAACACCTCCGGGAACGCGAGCCTCACTGCAGACGGCGACACCGCCTCGCTGTCGGCCGACGCCACCGTCGACTCGGTCTCCCTGTCGGCCGGCGTCGTCGCCCCCGTCGAATCCCTGCTGACGGTCCTCGACTCCGGTGACGCCACCGCAGCCCGGCAGCCCGACAGCACCAGCCGGCGCGTCGACCGGGCGGCGTGGCGCGGCGGCCAGTTCGCCACCGGGACGACCGGCGACCAGTCCCGGGCCGGAGACGTCCTCGCCGGGTCGCCCGACGGGCGAGACGCGGCAGCGACCGGGGCGGCCGGCTGGCTCCCCGCGACCCCGGCCGGCCTCGGCGGGGCGGTTCCGGGGCCGATGGGTGCTGGCCTCGCCGCCGCCTCGCTGGCCGTCGGCGGCACCGCATACACGCGTGGCCGGTCCATCCTCCGGTGGCTGCGGGACGCGCTCGACGACTCGCCACTGGGTGCGGTCCTCCGGTACAGCCGGTACGACGGCTCGGACCCGCTGGCCCACGAGGACCGGGCACGTATCCACCGCGTCGTGACCGACGCGCCCGGCGTCTACCTCTCCGCCATCAGCGACGCCTCGGACGTCCCCCTCTCGACGGTTCGCCACCACGTGCGCATCCTGGAGGAGGAGGGCCTCGTCACGAGCGTCAAGCTAGAGGGCAAGCGCCGGTACTTCCCGGCCGACACCGAGGACCGCGAACTCCACGCGGCCCTGGCCAGCCCGCCGCGGGCCGCCATCATCGAGCGACTCGCCGCCGAGGGTGGGGCGCTCGTCGGGGAACTCGCCGAGGCGCTCGACCGCGACCCCAGCACGCTCTCGCACCACCTCGGCCGGCTGGAAGACGCGGGGCTGGTCGAGCGCGAACGCGACGGACGGTCGGTCGTGAACCGGCTCACGCCGACCGCGAGAGAAGGACTGGCGGCGGCGAGCCCGGCCGCGCCGGTCGCCGACGACTGA
- a CDS encoding helix-turn-helix domain-containing protein produces MRPDCEPSQQYNLMFVRFTLDSQLLQHALAVPTDMQATVEQFDTTAEMPLRAVCWVTGGDFDAFEAALEEDPTVTDSTVLADERSRRLYRMTCPADLPDVEAYRAVVDLDGVILNAATDGEGWTVKTLFPDRDAFASFRDTCQDVGLTPTVESIHSGAVEHDDKGADLTPAQKEILTRAVEVGYFDIPRQTTLRGLGADVGVSGQAASERLRRGMETLVRETLADDLPEE; encoded by the coding sequence ATGCGACCCGATTGCGAACCATCACAACAGTATAATCTCATGTTCGTTCGTTTCACTCTCGACTCCCAACTTCTGCAGCATGCACTCGCCGTACCGACAGACATGCAGGCGACGGTCGAACAGTTCGACACGACGGCGGAGATGCCTCTTCGGGCCGTCTGCTGGGTGACCGGCGGCGACTTCGACGCCTTCGAGGCGGCACTCGAGGAGGACCCCACCGTCACCGACAGCACGGTTCTCGCCGACGAGCGGAGCCGCCGACTCTACCGGATGACCTGCCCGGCAGACCTCCCCGACGTGGAGGCGTACCGGGCGGTCGTCGACCTCGACGGGGTCATCCTCAACGCCGCGACGGACGGCGAGGGCTGGACGGTCAAGACGCTCTTTCCCGACCGCGACGCCTTCGCCAGTTTCCGCGACACCTGTCAGGACGTCGGCCTCACGCCGACCGTCGAATCGATCCACAGCGGCGCCGTCGAGCACGACGACAAGGGGGCGGACCTGACCCCGGCCCAGAAGGAGATCCTGACGCGGGCCGTCGAGGTGGGGTACTTCGACATCCCGCGGCAGACGACGCTCCGGGGCCTCGGCGCCGACGTGGGCGTCTCCGGGCAGGCGGCCTCGGAACGGCTCCGCCGCGGCATGGAGACGCTGGTCCGCGAGACGCTCGCGGACGACCTGCCCGAGGAGTAG
- the ppk2 gene encoding polyphosphate kinase 2, which translates to MTIDRPADHYDDDGVLKKKHYKRELKRLQEELVKLQYWVRDQGLRVVVVFEGRDAAGKGGVIKRITRRLNPRVVRVVALGKPTDREQGQWYFQRYVEQLPSEGEMVLFDRSWYNRAGVERVMDFCTDEEYERFLEECPRFERMLVRDGIVLVKYWFSISDEEQERRFQKRNEDPKRRWKLSPMDLEARARWEEYSKAKDEMFAHTDIPEAPWYVVHADVKRHARLNCISHLLDQIEYEDLTPDPIELPAREDRGEYERPPIDDQDWVEARFGENPGAE; encoded by the coding sequence ATGACCATCGACCGGCCGGCCGACCACTACGACGACGACGGCGTCCTGAAGAAGAAACACTACAAGCGGGAGCTGAAACGCCTGCAGGAGGAACTCGTGAAACTGCAGTACTGGGTCCGCGACCAGGGGCTCCGGGTCGTCGTCGTGTTCGAGGGTCGGGACGCCGCCGGCAAGGGTGGCGTCATCAAGCGCATCACCCGGCGCCTGAACCCCCGGGTCGTCCGCGTCGTCGCGCTCGGGAAACCGACCGACCGCGAGCAGGGCCAGTGGTACTTCCAGCGCTACGTCGAACAGCTGCCCAGCGAGGGCGAGATGGTCCTGTTCGACCGGAGCTGGTACAACCGCGCCGGCGTCGAGCGCGTGATGGACTTCTGCACCGACGAGGAGTACGAGCGCTTCCTCGAGGAGTGCCCGCGGTTCGAGCGCATGCTGGTCCGTGACGGCATCGTCCTCGTGAAGTACTGGTTCTCCATCAGCGACGAGGAGCAAGAGCGCCGCTTCCAGAAGCGCAACGAGGACCCGAAACGTCGCTGGAAGCTCAGCCCGATGGACCTCGAGGCCCGCGCCCGCTGGGAGGAGTACTCGAAGGCGAAAGACGAGATGTTCGCACACACGGACATCCCCGAGGCGCCGTGGTACGTCGTCCACGCCGACGTGAAACGCCACGCCCGGCTCAACTGCATCAGCCACCTGCTCGACCAGATCGAGTACGAGGACCTGACGCCGGACCCCATCGAACTCCCGGCACGGGAGGACCGCGGCGAGTACGAGCGTCCGCCAATCGACGACCAGGACTGGGTCGAGGCGCGCTTCGGCGAGAACCCGGGGGCGGAGTAA